The Blastocatellia bacterium genome includes a region encoding these proteins:
- a CDS encoding polysaccharide deacetylase family protein, whose amino-acid sequence MKTVTAILLLAITLLLTIGATACKQPARSSDKPPVARCMEDLNNIPELAALKARNKEQTEESASGRPLDGMEIALTLNDQVRSAGDPNDVDNWCEREDSRENFDHLLAALKAQQMPPVVDFAIGQGMDGQLASDWVASGHRLGLLTFSHKKPNKSSAEEFIADIARNEQAVGPYQPKTPGQPRYFRFPRMKVSLDPEARARIDQYLRDNGYTVAPATIDALDETFNGIYCAAMSRKDDACVNLLKVYFKSLLLDTATKARETARQLAGHDVKQILVFKADQFTCDMLGEILAWLKTTGVRFITLDEALRDPFYKMVDEEGKPVATGLTRTIKHAQSESGQRK is encoded by the coding sequence TTGAAAACCGTAACCGCAATCCTTCTGCTGGCCATCACCCTGCTTTTGACAATCGGCGCCACCGCCTGCAAACAGCCGGCCCGGAGTAGCGATAAGCCGCCGGTGGCCCGCTGCATGGAAGACCTCAACAACATCCCGGAACTGGCGGCGCTCAAAGCGCGCAATAAGGAACAGACGGAAGAGAGCGCTTCGGGCCGGCCGCTCGATGGCATGGAAATCGCCCTGACCTTGAACGATCAAGTGCGCAGCGCCGGCGACCCGAACGATGTCGACAACTGGTGCGAGCGCGAAGACAGCCGCGAAAATTTCGACCACCTGCTGGCGGCGCTCAAAGCCCAGCAGATGCCGCCTGTGGTTGACTTTGCCATCGGTCAGGGGATGGACGGGCAGCTCGCCTCGGATTGGGTCGCCAGCGGCCACCGGCTCGGCCTGCTCACCTTCAGCCACAAGAAGCCCAACAAATCGTCCGCCGAAGAGTTCATCGCCGACATCGCGCGCAACGAGCAAGCCGTCGGCCCTTATCAACCGAAGACGCCGGGACAGCCGCGCTATTTTCGCTTCCCGCGCATGAAGGTCAGCCTCGACCCCGAAGCCCGCGCCCGCATCGATCAATACCTGCGCGACAACGGCTACACGGTCGCGCCGGCGACGATTGACGCGCTCGACGAAACTTTCAATGGCATCTACTGCGCGGCGATGTCGCGCAAAGACGACGCCTGCGTCAATCTGCTGAAGGTCTACTTCAAGAGCCTGCTGCTCGACACCGCCACGAAGGCGCGTGAAACCGCTCGCCAGTTGGCCGGCCATGACGTCAAGCAGATACTGGTCTTCAAAGCCGATCAGTTCACCTGCGATATGCTCGGCGAAATCCTCGCCTGGTTAAAGACGACCGGCGTACGCTTCATCACGCTCGACGAGGCGCTACGCGACCCTTTCTATAAGATGGTGGACGAAGAAGGCAAGCCCGTGGCCACCGGTCTGACACGCACGATCAAGCACGCGCAGAGCGAAAGCGGTCAAAGAAAGTAA
- a CDS encoding DUF1080 domain-containing protein yields MQELKPFDPPKTEPPIVTPGRTPSDAPSDAIVLFDGRDLSAWRSAAGSTDAKWTVRDGYMEVAARTGDIATKQEFGDCQLHIEWATPAEVKGTSQERGNSGVFLMERYEVQVLDSYDNKTYFHGQAGAIYKQYAPLVNACRKPGEWQTYDIIFKTPKFDEQGKVTERARITVLQNGVLIQNNVEIYGNTWHDKPALYIAHGPKASLKLQDHGNPVRYRNIWIRPL; encoded by the coding sequence ATGCAAGAACTGAAGCCTTTCGATCCGCCGAAAACCGAGCCGCCCATCGTCACGCCGGGCCGCACGCCGAGCGATGCGCCGTCGGACGCCATCGTCCTGTTCGATGGCCGTGACCTGTCCGCCTGGCGCAGCGCCGCAGGCAGCACTGATGCGAAGTGGACAGTCAGGGACGGCTACATGGAGGTCGCGGCGCGCACCGGCGACATCGCCACCAAACAGGAATTCGGCGACTGCCAGTTGCACATCGAGTGGGCAACGCCCGCTGAAGTCAAAGGCACCAGCCAGGAGCGCGGCAACAGCGGCGTCTTTCTGATGGAGCGCTACGAAGTGCAGGTGCTCGATTCCTACGACAACAAGACTTACTTTCACGGCCAGGCCGGGGCCATCTACAAGCAGTATGCGCCGCTCGTCAACGCCTGCCGCAAGCCCGGCGAGTGGCAGACCTACGACATCATATTCAAAACGCCGAAGTTTGATGAGCAAGGCAAAGTCACCGAGCGCGCCCGCATCACCGTCTTGCAGAATGGCGTGTTGATCCAGAACAACGTCGAGATATACGGCAACACCTGGCACGACAAGCCGGCGCTCTACATCGCCCACGGGCCGAAGGCGTCGTTGAAGCTACAGGATCACGGCAATCCTGTGCGCTATCGCAATATCTGGATCCGTCCGCTCTGA
- the treS gene encoding maltose alpha-D-glucosyltransferase, which yields MAKPHVNDSLWYKHAVFYEVYVRGFYDSNADGIGDFPGLTEKLDYIRDLGVDCIWLLPMYASPLRDGGYDIADFYALLPEYGTLDEFKTFLDAAHARGLRVIIDLVVNHTSDQHPWFQEARLSPHSPKRNWYVWSDTDSRYPQARIIFTDAERSNWTWDEQAGAFYWHRFFSHQPDLNYDNPEVEQAILNVVKFWLDFGIDGFRVDAVPYLYEREGTNCENLPETHACLKRLRAFVDTHYPEALLLAEANQWPEDVVAYFGDGDEFQMCYHFPIMPRLFMAIRQEDRRPIVEILERTPAIPPNCQWGMFLRNHDELTLEMVTDEERDYLYSEYAKSAKMRLNLGIRRRLAPLLDNGRRRIELMHGLLLGMPGSPFLYYGDEIGMGDNIYLGDRDGVRTPMQWSIDRNGGFSRADFAQLYFPVIMDPVYGYQSVNVESQQRYESSLLNWMKHIIHVRKQHQVFGCGKMEFIKPENRKVFAFTLSYEGETVLCVYNLARSAQPVSLDLQACEGRVPIEMIDRTPFPQITGQPYQLALAPYGFYWFLLSDGRA from the coding sequence GTGGCGAAACCCCACGTCAATGACTCCCTCTGGTACAAGCATGCAGTCTTTTACGAAGTTTATGTCCGCGGCTTTTATGACTCGAACGCTGATGGCATCGGCGATTTTCCGGGCCTGACCGAGAAGCTCGACTACATTCGCGACCTCGGCGTCGATTGCATCTGGCTGCTGCCGATGTACGCCTCGCCGCTGCGCGACGGCGGCTACGACATCGCAGACTTTTACGCGCTGTTGCCCGAATACGGCACGCTCGACGAATTCAAGACGTTCCTCGACGCGGCGCATGCGCGCGGCCTGCGGGTTATCATCGACCTGGTGGTCAATCACACCTCCGACCAGCACCCGTGGTTTCAAGAGGCGCGGCTGTCGCCGCATTCGCCGAAGCGCAACTGGTACGTCTGGAGCGACACCGACAGCCGTTACCCACAGGCGCGCATCATCTTTACAGACGCCGAGCGCTCGAACTGGACGTGGGACGAGCAGGCCGGGGCGTTCTACTGGCATCGCTTCTTCAGCCACCAGCCCGACCTCAACTATGACAACCCGGAAGTCGAGCAAGCCATCCTCAATGTCGTCAAGTTCTGGCTCGACTTCGGCATTGATGGCTTTCGCGTTGACGCTGTGCCTTACCTCTACGAGCGCGAAGGGACGAATTGCGAGAACCTGCCCGAAACCCACGCCTGCTTGAAACGCCTGCGCGCCTTTGTCGATACGCATTACCCTGAAGCGTTGCTGCTTGCCGAAGCCAACCAGTGGCCGGAAGACGTGGTCGCCTATTTTGGCGACGGCGACGAATTCCAGATGTGCTATCACTTCCCCATCATGCCGCGCCTGTTTATGGCCATCCGCCAGGAGGATCGCCGGCCTATCGTCGAAATCCTTGAGCGCACGCCGGCCATCCCGCCGAACTGCCAGTGGGGCATGTTCCTGCGCAATCACGACGAGCTGACTTTAGAGATGGTCACCGACGAAGAGCGCGATTACCTCTACAGCGAATATGCCAAGTCGGCGAAGATGCGTTTGAACCTCGGCATACGGCGGCGGCTCGCGCCTTTGCTCGACAACGGGCGGCGGCGCATCGAGCTGATGCATGGCCTGTTGCTGGGAATGCCGGGCAGCCCTTTCCTTTACTACGGCGACGAGATCGGCATGGGCGATAACATCTATCTCGGCGACCGCGACGGCGTGCGCACGCCGATGCAATGGTCCATAGACCGCAACGGCGGATTCTCGCGCGCAGACTTCGCGCAGTTGTACTTTCCGGTGATTATGGACCCGGTTTATGGCTACCAGTCGGTGAACGTCGAATCGCAGCAGCGTTATGAATCGTCGCTGCTCAACTGGATGAAGCATATCATCCACGTCCGCAAGCAGCATCAAGTATTCGGCTGCGGCAAGATGGAATTCATCAAGCCCGAAAACCGCAAGGTATTCGCCTTCACGCTCTCCTACGAAGGCGAGACGGTTCTCTGTGTCTACAACCTGGCGCGCTCGGCGCAGCCGGTCAGCCTCGACCTGCAAGCCTGCGAAGGGCGCGTGCCCATCGAAATGATAGACCGCACGCCGTTCCCGCAGATCACCGGCCAGCCATATCAACTCGCCCTCGCGCCCTATGGCTTTTACTGGTTTCTGCTCTCAGATGGCAGAGCTTAG
- a CDS encoding glycosyltransferase family 39 protein: MKLYRLAARWDLLLFAAVLGGFLLVATVRISDVPVYETDESYSLQVPYEVLTRGHLALPMYRFLGGNITQVWHSLTPLFFLLLSGFLKLFGFGVLQGRVFNLITVALVMMMVYLLGRRLFDWRAGLAALVLMASDQTVLERARLLRNDYAAEFFALLAFWLYDVAERRGQARFYVGAGLAAGCGVMCHSSILYMIAAVVLLMLMRDGWRLFKQSKLYLFLASAFAVMAYEVVYILLDWRNARAQYRSDDLHFGMFSLSGLWANLLDEPRRYVRWYNAYDVYFPNVPRTLLHLFQLLIAVAMVYLLVRLALAIKRRVVTREPRVRLLVVALISALFFAVITHKAGYYNVHLITWYALAVGVMFSDGLSVVRDTLRARWPHALAARVIAIGALAVALLAYGALWARQTVRYLREVRNPELARFDEMKAALRQIIPDDLCPAAVKAPVMWLAFVEKDDCFATIERRMADAIDIDGKDYALIVRPKNPDYWARVLDDDGHLLGELSNTPYGNFRVYYTGNDPRFLTRTPEHYTFFRRWRGHATDAQIAAARPVWNKSYDVAGEQGLIITPPEKNATADGAQTIDAVALKPKTIYQLQLEAASGSDWQLVIVDGQSNVELEQIEVSGGGIEAPIQQVFRTFNERVRLLARPLKAKRAEPLRLIRVTINEVAPVEE, encoded by the coding sequence GTGAAGTTATACAGGCTCGCGGCGCGATGGGATTTGCTGTTGTTCGCCGCGGTGCTGGGCGGCTTCCTGCTGGTGGCTACAGTGCGGATCAGCGATGTGCCGGTTTATGAGACCGACGAGTCGTACAGCTTACAGGTGCCTTACGAGGTGCTGACGCGCGGTCATCTGGCGCTGCCGATGTATCGCTTCCTCGGCGGCAACATCACTCAGGTCTGGCATTCGCTGACGCCGCTCTTCTTTCTTCTGTTGAGCGGCTTCCTCAAGCTCTTCGGCTTCGGCGTCCTTCAAGGGCGCGTCTTCAATCTCATCACCGTGGCGCTCGTCATGATGATGGTTTATCTGCTCGGTCGGCGGCTCTTCGATTGGCGCGCGGGGCTTGCGGCCCTCGTGCTGATGGCGTCGGACCAAACGGTGCTGGAGCGTGCGCGGCTGCTGCGCAATGACTACGCCGCGGAGTTCTTTGCCCTGCTCGCCTTCTGGCTCTACGACGTAGCCGAGCGGCGCGGGCAGGCGCGGTTTTATGTCGGCGCGGGATTGGCCGCAGGCTGTGGCGTGATGTGCCACTCCAGCATCCTTTACATGATCGCGGCCGTAGTGCTGCTGATGCTGATGCGCGACGGCTGGCGGTTGTTCAAACAGTCAAAGCTCTACCTCTTTCTGGCCAGCGCCTTCGCGGTGATGGCTTACGAAGTCGTCTATATCCTCCTCGACTGGCGAAATGCCCGGGCGCAGTACCGCAGCGACGATTTGCACTTCGGCATGTTTTCGCTGTCAGGGTTGTGGGCGAATCTGCTGGATGAGCCGCGACGTTACGTGCGCTGGTACAACGCCTATGATGTTTACTTCCCGAACGTGCCGCGCACGTTGTTGCACCTCTTTCAATTGCTGATTGCCGTAGCCATGGTTTATCTGCTGGTGCGGCTGGCGCTCGCCATCAAACGGCGCGTCGTCACGCGCGAGCCGCGTGTTCGCTTGCTGGTGGTTGCGCTCATCTCGGCGCTCTTCTTCGCGGTCATCACGCACAAGGCCGGTTATTACAACGTCCATCTGATTACCTGGTATGCGCTCGCGGTCGGCGTGATGTTCAGCGATGGGTTGAGCGTTGTGCGCGACACGTTGCGCGCCCGCTGGCCGCATGCGCTCGCCGCGCGAGTGATAGCCATTGGCGCGCTTGCCGTGGCGCTGCTCGCTTATGGCGCATTGTGGGCGCGGCAGACGGTGCGCTATCTCCGCGAAGTCCGCAACCCTGAGCTGGCGCGCTTTGATGAGATGAAAGCGGCGTTGCGCCAGATCATTCCCGACGACCTCTGCCCGGCAGCCGTCAAAGCGCCGGTGATGTGGCTGGCGTTCGTCGAAAAGGACGATTGCTTTGCGACCATCGAGCGCCGCATGGCCGACGCCATAGACATCGACGGCAAAGATTACGCGCTGATCGTGCGGCCCAAGAATCCCGATTACTGGGCGCGTGTGCTGGATGATGATGGCCACTTGCTTGGCGAGCTGAGCAATACGCCCTACGGAAATTTCCGCGTCTACTACACCGGCAACGATCCGCGCTTTCTGACCCGAACGCCTGAGCATTACACCTTCTTCCGCCGCTGGCGCGGTCACGCGACCGACGCACAGATTGCCGCCGCGCGACCGGTCTGGAATAAGAGTTATGATGTGGCGGGCGAGCAAGGATTGATAATCACGCCGCCGGAGAAAAACGCGACGGCTGACGGCGCGCAGACGATTGACGCCGTCGCGCTCAAGCCGAAGACGATCTATCAACTGCAACTCGAAGCCGCCTCCGGCTCGGATTGGCAACTGGTGATCGTTGATGGCCAGAGCAATGTTGAGCTGGAACAGATTGAAGTCAGTGGCGGAGGTATCGAAGCGCCGATTCAACAGGTCTTCAGAACGTTCAATGAGCGCGTCCGCCTGCTGGCGCGTCCGCTCAAGGCGAAGCGCGCCGAGCCGCTGCGCCTGATTCGCGTGACGATCAACGAAGTCGCGCCGGTCGAAGAGTGA
- a CDS encoding glycosyltransferase family 39 protein, producing MKEALNKADATAATDQAQGSATGKGSGWWHALRARADFGALLLLIGGFAFVAAQRLGTIPVPEGDEAMILQLPYEVMYRGKFAWPMFRLLGGNIENVWHSLRPVYFWMITGVCELFGLGIEQGRIFNLVTAVTTLLMVYLISRRLFDWRAGMFAVLMLVGDQTFLERSRLIRNDYAPATFALLAFYLYEIARERQRPGYYIAAGLAVGCGVMSHTNILYMIIVIGVLILLRDGWRALKERPLYLFGLSAVAVMAYEIIYDIIDYRNLVQQYRTDDLHFRALSPAGIWQNLLEERLRYGKWLAGSAMFDNLPQATLRVFQLLSVGAVIYLTFVLIRRWRGGRLIEEPRARVFIAIVTVVLFHALIVSHKRIYYMAHIAPWFAIGVGILLRDAMARISAWRTMNWPRGRLAHRFGMALVALAVIAYGGLLIRQATRFIQEIRNPELATFDEFAATLKEIIPEGLCPVAVKNPSVWLAFPESDRCFATIENRMKEALDLDGKEYALITRPNVVTRGGERASPLEMAAGKYHLLGEMQETAYGSLLIYYTGRDPRILALAPKRFQFYGLRRGRLQLSETETSR from the coding sequence ATGAAAGAAGCTCTCAACAAAGCGGACGCGACAGCGGCGACCGATCAGGCGCAAGGCTCGGCAACCGGGAAAGGCTCCGGGTGGTGGCACGCCTTGCGGGCGCGCGCCGACTTCGGGGCGCTGCTGTTGCTGATTGGCGGTTTCGCCTTTGTCGCCGCGCAGCGACTCGGCACGATTCCTGTGCCGGAGGGCGACGAGGCCATGATCCTGCAACTGCCCTACGAGGTCATGTACCGCGGGAAGTTCGCGTGGCCGATGTTCCGGTTGCTGGGCGGCAACATCGAGAACGTCTGGCATTCGCTCAGGCCGGTCTACTTCTGGATGATCACCGGCGTGTGCGAGCTGTTCGGCCTGGGGATAGAACAGGGGCGCATCTTCAACCTGGTTACCGCCGTCACGACGCTGCTGATGGTTTACCTGATTAGCCGCCGCCTCTTCGACTGGCGGGCGGGCATGTTTGCCGTGCTGATGCTGGTCGGCGACCAGACGTTCCTCGAACGCAGCCGCCTGATCCGCAACGACTATGCGCCGGCGACCTTCGCGCTGCTGGCTTTTTACCTTTACGAAATCGCCCGCGAGCGCCAGCGGCCCGGCTATTACATCGCTGCGGGACTGGCCGTCGGCTGTGGCGTGATGAGTCACACCAACATTCTTTACATGATCATCGTCATCGGGGTGCTGATCCTGCTGCGCGATGGCTGGCGCGCACTCAAGGAGCGCCCGCTCTACCTGTTCGGCCTGTCGGCGGTGGCGGTGATGGCCTACGAGATCATTTACGACATCATCGATTACCGGAATCTGGTGCAGCAATACCGCACCGACGACCTGCACTTTCGCGCGCTGTCGCCGGCGGGCATCTGGCAGAACCTGCTCGAAGAGCGCCTGCGTTACGGCAAGTGGCTCGCCGGCAGCGCCATGTTTGACAACTTGCCGCAGGCGACGCTGCGCGTCTTTCAACTGCTCAGCGTCGGCGCGGTAATCTATCTCACATTCGTCCTGATACGCCGGTGGCGCGGCGGGCGGCTCATTGAAGAGCCGCGCGCCCGCGTCTTCATCGCCATTGTGACGGTGGTGCTGTTTCACGCCCTGATCGTCAGCCACAAGCGCATTTATTACATGGCGCACATCGCGCCGTGGTTCGCCATTGGCGTTGGCATTCTCTTGCGTGACGCGATGGCGCGCATCTCGGCATGGCGCACGATGAATTGGCCGCGCGGCAGGCTGGCGCATCGCTTCGGAATGGCGCTGGTTGCCCTTGCGGTGATCGCTTATGGCGGGCTGCTGATCCGTCAAGCGACGCGATTCATTCAGGAGATTCGCAACCCGGAGCTGGCGACGTTTGATGAATTCGCCGCGACGCTCAAAGAGATCATCCCCGAAGGTCTGTGTCCGGTGGCGGTCAAGAATCCGAGCGTCTGGCTCGCCTTCCCAGAAAGCGACCGCTGCTTTGCGACGATTGAAAATCGCATGAAAGAGGCGCTCGACCTGGACGGCAAAGAATACGCGCTCATCACGCGGCCCAACGTCGTGACTCGCGGCGGCGAGCGCGCGAGCCCGCTCGAAATGGCGGCTGGAAAATATCACCTGTTGGGCGAGATGCAAGAGACGGCTTACGGGTCGTTGTTGATCTATTACACCGGCCGCGACCCGCGCATTCTGGCGCTTGCGCCAAAGCGCTTTCAGTTTTACGGCCTGCGGCGCGGGCGTCTGCAATTGAGCGAAACCGAAACGAGCCGCTGA
- a CDS encoding SIR2 family protein, translating to MKDYHINIFYQEDKQGYIADIPDLEMCSAFGQTPAEALAKVEKEKQRWLEAAGAAGRPIPEPQYRPEIYTSNGIALTDGAEVDQAHTSYVEIFNYIVERVAQHQCILFLGSAIHTLPPPELPQYSYPKEKAPPIASQLSKNLAEKSNYPNRDWWNLQRVAQHFETRLFRSRLVEEIKKEVYVGREPSEILQKLADLEFPIVITTNYDQLYEQALDKKAEQEKAAGKPATQYRRSVYNPNTQNKTKTVDCLRNPDFKQPYILKIHGDVDKPESIVLTDEDYIQFVLRMSDKHPYHPFGNNILAHLMKWPTLFIGYSLVDYNLRLLFKTLRWKLDAAYIPPTYSVDKKPDILIRDVWESQRRYVSFIVQNLWNFVPELHAAVKGGPK from the coding sequence ATGAAAGACTATCACATCAATATTTTTTACCAAGAGGATAAACAAGGCTACATTGCCGACATTCCTGACCTTGAAATGTGCTCTGCCTTCGGTCAAACGCCAGCCGAAGCACTCGCCAAAGTTGAAAAAGAAAAACAGCGTTGGCTCGAAGCAGCCGGTGCTGCCGGAAGGCCAATTCCCGAACCGCAATACCGACCTGAAATTTACACCTCGAACGGAATCGCCTTGACTGACGGCGCAGAAGTCGATCAAGCCCATACATCCTATGTTGAAATTTTTAACTACATCGTAGAGAGAGTAGCTCAACATCAATGCATACTATTTCTAGGCTCTGCCATACACACCCTTCCTCCTCCTGAACTCCCGCAATATAGTTACCCAAAAGAGAAGGCTCCTCCTATTGCCAGCCAGTTGTCTAAAAATCTGGCAGAGAAGAGTAATTATCCGAACCGTGACTGGTGGAATTTGCAAAGGGTCGCACAGCATTTTGAAACTAGACTTTTCCGGTCCCGTCTGGTGGAAGAGATTAAGAAAGAGGTTTACGTAGGGCGCGAGCCGTCTGAGATTCTCCAAAAACTGGCGGACCTTGAGTTTCCTATTGTTATCACCACGAACTACGACCAGCTTTACGAACAGGCGCTGGACAAAAAGGCCGAACAGGAGAAGGCCGCCGGCAAGCCCGCGACGCAATATCGGCGCAGCGTCTATAACCCGAATACCCAAAACAAGACTAAAACGGTTGATTGCTTGCGAAACCCGGATTTCAAGCAGCCATATATTCTCAAGATTCATGGAGATGTGGACAAGCCGGAATCGATTGTGCTCACCGATGAGGATTACATACAGTTCGTCTTGCGTATGAGCGATAAGCATCCCTACCATCCATTCGGCAATAATATTCTGGCGCACCTTATGAAGTGGCCGACCCTATTTATCGGCTATAGCCTGGTCGATTATAACCTGCGGCTCCTCTTCAAGACCCTGCGGTGGAAATTAGACGCCGCGTATATTCCTCCCACCTACTCGGTCGACAAGAAACCCGATATCTTAATCCGTGATGTGTGGGAAAGCCAGCGGCGTTACGTGTCGTTTATCGTCCAGAACCTTTGGAATTTCGTCCCCGAACTCCATGCCGCCGTCAAAGGGGGGCCGAAATGA
- a CDS encoding transposase family protein, giving the protein MKYNTAGLELDALDDAFFFAVGSLYEHLQNLNDRLDPHGIRYALAVALVFIILAKLAGEQVPREIAQRVELRKELLQQALHFDRDTVPHPITYSRILGKAVDIEREVEKLTSGKKRNEVSYGVTSLSYKQANALKLLEIVQKH; this is encoded by the coding sequence ATGAAGTATAACACTGCTGGTCTGGAGCTTGACGCTTTAGACGATGCTTTCTTCTTTGCTGTAGGCAGCCTCTATGAACATCTTCAGAATCTTAATGACCGCCTCGATCCGCACGGCATCCGCTATGCGCTTGCAGTTGCTTTGGTTTTCATCATCCTTGCTAAACTTGCTGGCGAGCAGGTACCTCGCGAGATAGCTCAGCGGGTAGAGTTGCGAAAAGAACTTCTCCAACAAGCCCTCCACTTTGACCGCGACACAGTGCCGCATCCGATTACTTATTCTCGAATACTGGGCAAGGCCGTTGATATAGAAAGAGAAGTGGAAAAACTAACAAGCGGCAAGAAGCGTAACGAGGTGAGCTATGGAGTAACAAGCCTAAGCTACAAACAAGCAAATGCGTTGAAGTTATTGGAGATAGTGCAAAAGCATTGA
- a CDS encoding ABC transporter permease → MEITIAGWAIPFILTGGALLFFCIRRPLIELNAFSRTKFSSLDSVIATFGGIALFIGIWSFASWLRPTGITRIPSPWTTFNEAHMLIVNGTLYEEAKQSFIRVLAGFSIASVIGVSGGLLAGSFVLANRLTLPVNTFFRYIPPTAFVSAMIVYFGIGESYKYAVVFIGVIFFIFQMTIDVVEDLDIKFLEMGLTTGLSRVGVFRRVILPASWPRIVDVLRINLSAAWTFLVAAEIIGADTGLGHLIAISQRFSRIEQLYVAILIFGVIGLLTDWVIQFISNKLFRWHAIQVSK, encoded by the coding sequence ATGGAAATTACGATTGCAGGGTGGGCTATTCCATTTATCCTAACTGGGGGAGCCCTTCTGTTCTTTTGCATTCGCCGTCCTCTTATAGAACTCAATGCCTTTTCAAGGACGAAATTTTCTTCCCTTGACTCAGTAATAGCTACTTTTGGTGGAATAGCCCTATTTATAGGCATATGGTCATTTGCATCTTGGCTTCGACCGACGGGAATTACTAGAATTCCTTCTCCTTGGACAACCTTTAATGAAGCTCATATGCTTATTGTAAATGGCACTCTTTATGAAGAGGCAAAACAAAGCTTCATCCGTGTTTTAGCTGGTTTTTCAATTGCCTCAGTAATTGGGGTTAGTGGGGGACTTCTTGCCGGAAGTTTTGTATTGGCAAACCGATTAACTCTTCCAGTTAATACATTCTTCCGGTATATCCCTCCCACAGCATTTGTCTCTGCAATGATTGTTTATTTTGGAATTGGGGAATCCTATAAATATGCGGTGGTGTTCATAGGAGTTATCTTCTTTATTTTTCAGATGACAATCGATGTTGTTGAGGATCTAGATATTAAATTTCTCGAAATGGGGCTAACCACAGGGCTTTCGAGAGTTGGGGTTTTCAGGCGAGTTATACTACCGGCCTCGTGGCCTCGAATCGTAGATGTCTTGCGTATAAACTTGAGTGCTGCTTGGACATTTCTCGTCGCAGCTGAGATCATTGGTGCGGATACCGGTTTGGGGCACTTAATAGCAATTAGTCAGAGGTTTTCACGAATAGAGCAACTCTATGTAGCTATTTTAATCTTCGGTGTAATTGGCCTTTTAACAGATTGGGTTATTCAATTCATTTCCAATAAACTATTTCGCTGGCATGCGATCCAAGTTTCCAAATGA
- a CDS encoding ABC transporter substrate-binding protein: MLSISNQAVKMVLIVCFFSCLIACSSCRQTNGTKQPNTVVKVGVVTWAGVGPGYVGVAKGFFGNIQVEMRIIEDTNARYSAYSSSDLTMMLTTADQHSREFERGLPGKLFWITDVSNGADGMVALKSIKTLADLKGKRIAYPVGTASDYLLQKALQSVGINRTDVTLRTVDDPNNAIAAFNAGQVDAAVAWEPLLGETVASGKGHILFTSADIPGAIVTAFVAKDEFINDSVTAKAFLDGWQKAIEYSKSNPDEAYAIMAQGMSIKPEEVTGMMSGIKIGDRQLNKDFFCPDSSGIIRLAKVVEDSAAYWKEIGVLNQPPFAQDRLATFTQNYLCR; the protein is encoded by the coding sequence ATGCTTAGCATTTCTAATCAAGCTGTTAAGATGGTTTTGATCGTTTGCTTCTTTAGCTGCTTAATAGCTTGCTCTAGCTGTAGGCAGACTAATGGAACCAAACAGCCAAATACAGTTGTAAAAGTGGGTGTTGTTACTTGGGCCGGGGTTGGCCCAGGATACGTTGGGGTAGCCAAAGGTTTCTTCGGAAACATTCAGGTAGAGATGCGTATTATCGAAGATACTAATGCAAGATATTCAGCATACTCTAGTAGTGATTTAACTATGATGCTTACAACTGCCGATCAGCATTCAAGGGAGTTTGAAAGAGGACTTCCAGGTAAACTATTTTGGATCACAGATGTCTCAAATGGCGCTGATGGTATGGTTGCTTTGAAGAGTATTAAGACCTTGGCTGATCTTAAAGGCAAGCGTATCGCATATCCTGTGGGGACAGCTAGCGACTATTTATTACAAAAGGCATTGCAAAGCGTAGGAATAAACCGGACGGATGTAACATTACGAACGGTTGATGACCCCAATAACGCAATTGCTGCTTTTAATGCAGGGCAAGTAGATGCAGCAGTAGCTTGGGAACCATTACTAGGCGAAACAGTTGCTTCCGGTAAAGGTCACATCCTTTTCACCTCAGCTGATATACCAGGAGCAATAGTAACTGCTTTTGTCGCTAAGGATGAATTCATTAATGATTCTGTTACAGCAAAAGCCTTCTTAGATGGATGGCAGAAGGCAATTGAGTATAGCAAGAGTAATCCCGACGAGGCTTACGCAATTATGGCTCAGGGAATGAGTATAAAACCTGAGGAAGTAACCGGAATGATGTCAGGTATAAAGATAGGGGATCGACAATTGAATAAAGATTTCTTTTGCCCAGACTCGTCTGGCATAATCCGGCTTGCTAAAGTTGTAGAAGATTCTGCTGCCTACTGGAAGGAAATAGGTGTTCTAAATCAGCCTCCTTTTGCGCAAGACCGTCTGGCTACTTTTACCCAGAATTACTTATGTCGATGA